The nucleotide window CTCTAGTTAATTGAGCTTGACGGTTGTTATGCTGAATGTAATCTTTCTAAATGTCTGTGAAGTATTGAATGAGGCGCTGTATAAGCATGAATatattttcttgttaacctgtaaatataaactttttctgtaacATTAATACATATTTTTAGTAATAATTGTCTGTTTTAAGTTGGCTGATGTCTAGAGATTTCTAGGTTGAGTTTGCTCCCTTCTGAGAATAGGTAGACAGATGCGAGTCACAACTGATAAGAGACACAGTCACCtctaaataaaattaaacatttaagaaACAGATATACTACAAATCACAAACACAACAATGTGTACTAACAATAAGTTTTATTGGAATGTTTATATAAAGACTctagttatatatatatagtggGATACTGAGACAGACCGGTTACTAGGCTTCAAATAAGCTGGTAACACAGACTTGTAAAGATACATTTAGTAGCATGGTAATCAAAAGAATGAGTGTTATTATTGCAcagcagcctgctgttttcaAAAAGCACCTTGCTATTGTTACTGATCAGTAATTGACAGGCTACCATTGGTAATGACACTAATGAGACGTAATGAACAGCAGACCGTGATTGCTGGAATAGCATCCTGCTGTCGGTTGCTACTGAAAACCGGACAGCTTACAGTTTGTTTATATCAACCAGTCTTTAAATATATTCTTTTGTAAAAACCAATCTACATTTTTCTTGGAAAAAATCGACATTAACTGCTCACTTTGCTGTAAAGCTAAACTGTTattcattacgtcacaaacagTAGCCTGGTTTCAGGTCACCATCCGCAGCCTGTCAGTCATGAGCAGCAAGCAATAATAGGGCGCTAAAGGAACACAGCAGGCTACAGCACCTGCTCTTTTGATTACGACCCGGCCTCTTGCACACTCTTGCAACCTACGAAAATAAAAACCAATCGACTTTTGCTATCAGAAAAGGGGATGCACCTACGCGAGTCTTTCTTGTCTGGTTGTGTTTTAATCATTaattcacaatttttttatcattcGGTGTTCCACATCCAGTTAAACTGTGGGAAAGGTTGCTGCACTTGCTGGTGGAAGTGGCCTTGAGTTTCAACAGTTTTTGACACAGTGCAATGGGTAAGAAAAGCCGTGCGAAACAGAGTTCTAAAACTTTGACGACgatcaataaaaacaagaaagaGCTAACTAAGCTTGCTGTTGAGCTTTTTAAGAGTAAGTtattcaaattaattattatgttaTTACAATCCTTATCCTTATCCTCGAACTGAGGAAAATATATGTATGACTTTAACTAGCTTGATTTCTAGGTTAACTCTTGCAGATTTGTAACACTTCGATGATTCCAAACATTTTTCAGTGTTACTCACTATCGGTATGTGTTTTGTGCAAAGCGTTGCAGCAATTAGACTTGCTTGCTATTTGATAATAATCGAAGGGTGGTGACGGACTTACATCTCAttagtaattttttattgtttgttgcaatttgTGTAAATGTTACATTTGTGGTCCCTTCTTAAAGTGGTGGCGTCTTGATTTGATAGGTATCACAAATGCAAAGTTGCTAAAATTAATGGGTATGTCATTTAAACTAACTTGGGCGTGAAAGTAGCTTCAGTCTGCTTATTTAGCTTCAAAACTATGGCTTATAAAAAGTTAAGTATACAGATTATTCTATTTGTATAAGCTTAAAAGCTTATTTAACGCCGTTTAAAACCCATGTTTAAAGCTTGGTAGATTTTAGTTAGGAATTCTGTTTTGAATTCGATATACTTTACTGCATACTCAGTGCGACACTGGGAATGGTCGCAAAATATGCAGTCAGCGAATTGCCCTTACTTTGGTGTTGTAACTGGTCTACCATGCCCATGCGTGAAACCGAACTTCAAATGCCTAAATACTTATCCTCTCCATTCCACTACACATAGAAAAGAGCAGCAATGACGACACCTGAAAGCTAACGATTGCTCATTAAACCCCAACTTAGTTTTGGATAAAATATCATGTCATGGTTAAAAAGTTAATTGTGTAGAaagtttgcttgaaatttaTCTCAGGTGTCCAGCTGCTACGAAATACAGATCGGAATATTCTACCATCAATCCAAATTGTGCAATGACTAATGGATATCTTTTAGTCTAGTTTTGTATGCCTAACAGCATTTCTAAGACGTAGTTTAATGATATGCTGCCATTATCTAGTAACGTAATAGTAATGAAGCATTTAATAATCATTTAGTGTGCATTTACTCCCCAAGCCATCAAGAGGAATGGGATTATTACCTCAAAATTCATAGCGCAGTTGAAAACTTCAGAAAACGCCATGTAGAGGGTAAGtatattgtaaaatttttagcttaaaattttcttgtccACTAGTAAATAAGTGATTTAATAAATTATCAGTTCAGTAACACTCTCTGTGCAATAACTGTCGAAAATGTCGCAAAAATCTCTAATTAGGTTTTAATTATAACATTCATTTTGGCAATTATAGTATCACAATGTGAAAACTGTGTGCATAATGTGTTTGATTGAACTGTGAATTAGATGCCGTGTATAGGCAAGAAGAAATATAATTTATACAGACTTAAGTATATAATTTGGGATATGTTGCATTAGTTGACTGATGAACCAACTGGATACCATATAAAATAATGGCAAAATTAGcgattttatgtaaaaatttttgattttatctcCAGTTTGGCACAATATTGCATATCCTTTGGTTGTGATAGTGTTTAGAAGCTTTCAATTTCTAAAAGTGCTCTATTTCATTTAGAATACGAAACTTCCCAAATAAGGACTATGTGATTTTTAATTGTGTAATAAAGATTTCATTGTGTTTGTTTGAGGATGTGCACTGTGCAGGCACTTTATGCATAGTACGTAACTATGTTGTGCCATTGTACATGAAAAAGAATATATCTTGTACATAAGTATTTAACGAGAAtgttttttctattttctcTTGTTAAACCAGCAATACTAGTGCGCTATGCATAACTGCTTTAACGGCTTTTTTCTTTCTATTTTAGTTCTCGCAAAAAACTGCAGGCAATGCATGAAATGACTGCAACTTTCAAAGCAGCTTCAATTAAATGTTaattcttttttgaaatagttatTTACACGATTTTGCAAACCTTGTTTTGATGGACAAGTGTTGTAACTCTGTAAATAGGTTAGGTTTTAGGATACTTTTACCTTGCtatatgtttttaatttataaacaaaGATAATGCTATTGCAAAGCATTCTGGTTGTTAAAAAGGGTTGTTGTTTATTGATGAACCCATCTTATCTTATTACTTACTATTCAGGACATAGCATGAGTTAATAACTAGCAAAAAGCGTTTTCTTTGAATGTAATCCATAACATGTTGTAATTGTAATGAGGTAAAACTGGCTGAGATGACCAGGAAATGTAGAGAGAAAGGAAAGATTTATCATTGGAAGTGAGAAGCAAGAGTTTGAAGGGAAACCTTGAATGTCACCGAGCTAAGTGATTTAGTGTGAACTGCTTGAGTAGAGGCTAAGTGGCTAACGAGAAATGACATCGAGAGGTATGGGGAAAGAGACTGTTTATGACATAGGTCAGGAACCTGCGGCTCTTTCACCtctgtgttgtggctcttgcGACTCGGAGCCAACGAGCTCATTTAGGAAAACTTAATGTGAATAAATAATGGTGTTTATTAGTTTCATAATGTAATAACTGAATGTGTTTCTCTGATTATATTATTCAGAATGTTTTATTTGGACGTGAAAAGTCTTATATAAATACTTCACAGTGATTTTCGCGGGCATAATACGCATGACTGCTTGCCACTCACGTGAtcctaagtttgtttttgttcgaGGTCGCATGTCTTGGATATTTGTCTTTGTTTGGTGACTATGCAGATTGTCGTCGTTATAGTGAGAATTTTGTGAGGGTAACTACTGAAGTTTTTACGTGCAACTGTAAAGCATTAGTTCGAGTTATATATGTAGTGTtaggttttttattttaagtagTCAAATAGTTGTTGTGACTCAGAGTAGGATTTAGTTTGGCGGAAACAAGACCAAATAGCTCTTTCAATGCTAAAGATTGCCGACCCGTGGTTTATGGTTACTTTATGAGGATGATCAACTCCcatttttggtgaaataacctcctaaaaatgatttttgttgTAACCCAAAATTCTAATGCTAATGTTAAAAGTGGTGGTCAGGCACCATTTATACTTTTGCCAAAGAGATTGTAGCTTAAAAGAATTCTAATCGCAGCAATTAATGAAATGTAAAAGTTTGATGCATACACCTTGTGCTAGCAAAAAGTGCAAATAGCAAGCATTATTGCATTCTCTTTTTGTAGAGATGCCTAAAATTTGTAAAGCAGGTGCAATAAAAACGCTAAGCTGCTGatatcaattttttatttcattgattGGAAACAAACTTTAGGTATCAACTATGTCTCATCAACTACTGATAAGAGAAATCTGTCATTGccagtttttaaaacttggctATTTGAGAATGGAGTTGAACAAAATTTCGTGAAACTTCATGACTTTGAAGATATAAAAGAGTTTGGGTTAATTGCTACTGAAGATATAAAGGTAAAAAATGCACTGAAATTTGATTTAATAAGTTTAACTTTTAGAGGATAAATTTATGTAACAGTCATTTAGATATTTGTGTATTCATGTATTGACAAACCGGCACTTAGTAAACGTACACCTTATGCAAATGTGCtgataaattatatttaaatcaTAGTCAAATTTATGTTACTTTTTACATGACAGCTGTTTATACAGCTTCTacagtaaatacaaaaataaatgcataaTCATAGTAAATACAGTAAATACAAAATCttcattgttttgaaaaatggaTGAAAtattctattttgttggtgtgaGTGTGTGATCATTGTtctgtttttttgttgttgttgaacaGCTATCGCTGTTTAAGTTTATCTGCAATGAtccatatactgtatagtaaAATTTGAACATGATATCATATTCATACCTTTTTGACtggaaaaattaaactatTCATCATATACtagaatttaatttatttgtaataacTTGTATTAATTTGTATTTACTCGCTTGTAGAAATGCATAAATTTTGAGTTgtgtttcattcattcatGTAACATTATTAATTTCTATTCTGTATGTCCGTGCCTTTCGTTGTTTAGTTGAAGAATTATGTTATAGCAAAAGAAAGAGCTTTATTTTCATACACCATCACCCATCATATTTAATACTATTGCTTTTTATTGCATACAATATTTCTGCACCCTGTTTATAATAGAGTGGTGTTCGCATTGTGTTTTACAGTTAGTAACTTTTGTTCTAGTTGTGTCACTATATTATTGCTAGCACTCCTTTCTCCACAAGTTATGGCCGAAGTTCGCCATTATTTAACATTTGctcaatttttgtattactaATTCTTGAATAAATGATAAATTACAGATTGATCAAAGTATTGTTACTGTGCCCAGACAGCTTATGATAACCCATGAAGATGTGAAGACATCATATTTAAGTAAGTAGATAATGACTGTGGtgtattataattatatgCAGCCATATTGAAGTTGTTGTCAGGAAATTTCTGATCTAAACTTTTCATATAGTGTAataaattttcagaaaatagtAATGCATCATGAAGTCAAAGAAAGTAACTGCTGCAAATTAATTTGTTGACGCATGTTTTCTGGATTTACTACAAGCCAACAACTTTCCTCCTACtcttatatattttatatgtttgtcATTGTAGAAGACTTGATTGCTGGCAATGAAGTGTTATCAGTTATGCCAAATGTCTGCCTAGctttgtttttacattttgagAAATACAATCCTGAATCTAAATACAAACCTTACTTAGGTGAGTTACCATAAGTTGAGGCAAATTTATCAAACAGTAACAAATATTACATTAGTGATACTGCAGCAATTTTTCATGTagatatgtttttgttttacactGCAGATATACTTCCACGAGAATTTAACACTACACTTTACTTTACTCCTGAAGAAATGAAGTATTTGCGAGGGTCAACTGCTTTAAGTACCTATGATAtgtgatttttcttttgaaggaTGTTGCATACGCCACTGAAATGTTTGGTTTTTTTAATTGGCTATTTTAGTTgttaaacatttcaataatACACAATTTGTTGGGTTTTGACAGGTAGTGCGGTTCAGCAATATAAGTCCATAGTTCGGCAATTTACCCTGCTGTATCAGGTAATAGCATTAACAATTCATTTGCTTATTCTTAAGTACCAATACACCCATGTTACAAATATATTATACACAATCTTGTTTGTAGATTGACACTTTGTGTAAATGCGTAATTCATCTCTAAACCATGTTATGCTACTGTATGAAGGTCTTTAATGGGAATCATCAACAAAACGATGTTGCGTGTTTAAATGCAGCGGGACGAGAAATGTTTACATTTGATGCTTATCGTTGGTGTGTATCAGCTGTAACAACTCGCCAAAACAAAATACCAGCATGTAAGATCATGTAAAAACACATTAAACATCTGGCACTACCACaatatattgttttgtttttaaatacataAGATTCTCTATTAACAGATTTGTGTGAAGTATATATAAGTGCTGCATGAAGAGAATTACAACATTTTACTTTCGTCGTAAGTTTGTTCTGAATCAATGCTAAATTGTGTTTGTAGTGAAACCAGAAAATGCAGATGATGAAGATGGATTATCAACATTGGCAATGATTCCTCTGTGGGACATGTTCAATCATGACATAGGCCCTGTAAGtatgaaatttaaatttgaaatattttatttcaacagaTGTTGTTTTTGCTTCTCTGGCTATGATGATGATTATTTATCAGTATTAGTACGTACGGAAATATTTCTTATCAATATGGTTTTTGTCATTGCtattcttcttctttttcttcttcatcaaagttttcttttaccTATGATAACTGTAAATAAGGGTAACGAAAGGACTTTGAAGTTTGGTATGTAGGTGGGATTTAAAAAAAGCAAGGTTCTTGTTATTATTGAGCATATGTCATAGGATTAGTTTTGCAGAAAATCCACCAAAACCTACAAAATACACACATTTTGGCGTTTCATAACTCGTGAGTGCTTTACGCTATTACTTCCGTATTTTGGTGATTAGTTGCAATATTCACCTTCAATATGTGACTTGAGCTAGACTTTTTACcacaaatttagaaaaaacttcctttttatgtttattgtgCAGAAGGATGTCGGAAACTCAGCCTTTTTGCCTTTtgctgaaataattttttgtaataatttaacCAGCTCATCTTTCTTTTATTTGCTATGCCCTGATGCTgtaatgaattttttaaatacttatGGCGTAGGAGACAACACTTAGTCCCTTGATGTCGATCTCGAGTTGCCTGGCTACCAGGCTTGGCTTGATTGAGATATGGAGCCACCATGTGACTTGCCAGGCAACTATTTGCGACTGCTATTGTGTTTTGCATATGTATGTTGAAAATCtgtattttgatttgttttggATTTGGCCTGCCAATTACTAGTTCTTCTTTTTGCCATTTATTAAACTTCTTTTTTACCAACAGTAACTCCTTTATGCTAGCACTAAGGACTTACCGTCGGCGGGACTTAGAAATTTGTTAAGTGGTTTGGGTTGAGAAAAACTTTCTTTTCCATTTTGAGTAGATTCACAAAAATATTCTGTGAAATTCCTAAAAAATGTATTAACTCCTgcgttataagttataacacaTCATGTGAATCctgcataaatatttttatttgtcctCTACTGATGCAAggcaaaaaatttgtaactgCTTATTTTCACATCCATGGGTGAGTTCGTGACTAGATAACTTTGCGTAATGAAGCGAGTGAGCAAGATCCTTCAACATGTGAAAGAGTTAGCAGAGGAGTCTATGAATTTCCTTTCTAGTGTCAAGATGTAAAATCGTGCTTGAGTCTAAATTGAATGGTTTGTGAAAACAATCACTATTAAAtatgattttgtttaattgttttgcaagAAAACCGTTTTCCAGTAAGTGTATTTTACAGTTGGTATCCTATTCAATATTGCCACAACCATGTTTTCAGGCAATGCTTTTCACTTGTCATTTGTAACTGATCTGTGATATTTGTTATGACCAACCCATAACCAAATGCTGAAATGTAATGACAACCATGCCAATATATGTACAGCAGATATTTAGATCAGTTGAAATTTCACAACTACTAATATCTAAAAGggcatattttcaaaactgtaCTGCAAACTATAGGACATATCGGCAATACATTATTCTTGCATGTGATACTTGACTTGGCATTTTGTAAGGTCCACAAAAACATGCtgtatttatcattttaagtTTCCATACAGTATAAAACAATTAGGATATGTCCTTCTTGGATGCAATTAGTAATCCGCTTACTACATCCTACACATTTTGTGAATAATGTTGACTGTAATATGTGCCCACCATGACATTATTAGGTAATAATTGGTACTTTACCAAACTTGCATTTCTTCTTGTGCTTGTTTTTTAGTTTAGACTTTACATTATTACTGTACTTGCGGCTTTTACCTATATGTAACTCACCAAAGCAACCTACTATTGTGTACTTCAATATAAAGTTCGGTATTTATCTCATGCCAAGCTGCTGGTATTAAAAGTTTTACAGTAATTGAAAGCTTAAAAGCTTAACCTACTATGTTGACAGATAAGCACAGTTTGAAAAACTTAGTTTAACACTTAACACCcagtttaaaaatactttaattTCCCTATCTAATTTGTATGTATTTTAACGGATGCAATACACTTCAGCATTATTTCTGTGCAGCGAAAGAATAAGCTAGCTAAAGTACcattataaaagtttttcctACAACAGCAAGTTTCCTACAACTTTTGCTATATTTActtcaaaaactttaaatttgaaattgttttgttgtcAAGAAGACACAGTTAAGAGTAGAAACACTAggtataatatatatatgttatacatttaaattGGGAACAAAAGGCTGGCAGTTGCGACTCATGCGATGTTTATATTGGTTCTATGTATTGGTATTGTTGATACATAAGTAAcagatttttataaatattttcgtATTTCTAGATGAGCACAGCATACAATGCGCAAACGAATCAATTGGAATGTTTTGCTATGCGTGATTTTGCAAAGGATGAACAAGTAACAATTTGCTATGGAGGAAGGTGCAATTCTGATTTATTAATTCATAATGGATTTGTTTTCTCAAATAATCCGTTTGATAAAGTGAGAATTAGGTTAGGTGAGTTGTGTGGACACAAAAAGGATTTCTGCAAATTTCCTCTACTTAATTAAACTGTAATCTGTTTAGTTTTAACTAATTTAGTTGGTGTAATAGGCATCAGCACTCAAGACCCACTGTACAAAAAGAAAGTGCAGTTACTGAGCAGAGTGAAGTGTGAAGCAAATGGATTGTTTGCCATCTGCTCGATGAACGGAAACCTTCCAACCTCCCCACAGTTACTTTCGTTTTTGAGGGTCTTTCATATGAATGAAGGTGATCCATGACTGAAGGTTAACCTTCACTTAATAAGACTCGCACTTATATGTCGCAAGGCTTTTGGTCGTGTAGGTTGTTAACCTTGAGATATGTAGGTGAGCTGAATGAGTGGATCGCAAAGAGTGACACAGAATTAAATTACCTGAGTGAAGTTTACATCTCTGGCCCCGTTCACTTTTCTGCTGATATTAAGATGTGGGAGTATCTTGAAAACAGAGTCAATTTACTCTTGCTACAATTTAAGAAGAACTTTGAGGTTTGTAAAAGTAATGCACTTTGGCATAGACAACATCTGCAACTAGTAATGATTAATTAAGTGGTATCTTAACTTTGCTATTAAAAAGCTtctgtcaaaatttttatgctttgcTGGAACCAGTTTATTCCAAATTGTACTTCACAGGACGTTGAAACACTGCTGAGGAATGATACAATATCTTCACGTGCTAAATTATCTTTAAAACTACGCATAGAAGAGCAAAGGGTATTAACGGAATGTGCTGGTTTTTGCCGACAATTTCGACTTGATCTACAACAAAAATCATCCAACATTCTAAGCAATTGTGATTCTGATACCAGTAGAACAGGTGATGCACCATTAATATGAAAGTTCACCAATATTTGActtttaaaagtataaaattgtATTGCAAATGTAACATCCTGTAGTCCAAGATGGCTATTGTTGAAATCCTTGGCCAATAGCAAGGTTGGTCAAATCATAACAAGTGGCTCTTGATCAGGTTGTTTGTGGCTCATGAAACAAGTGTAATTTTTCTTAAAGTTTTTAgaagtttattaaaataatcCCTCGTCGACCTCCTTTACATGCTGAAAATATCTAATGTTTcactttaatattttagcGTTTATATTATATCTTAAATTCCTTGTATGATAATCCTTTCATGCGTGGCACGTTGCCACGGTGCTGGTATTTTGCTGAGTTTTGGTTGAATATAAATAGCAATCTGTCAGCAATACCATTTTTGTCTGAAACAAGATAACGTAAAAATAACAGTTACCAAAGATTAACGGAAGAGGAAAGCcaacttaaattttaaatagaGTTGGGTTTACAATGGGCTCTGTTAAACTATTATGTTCTAGCATTGTAAGCTAGCAATACTGGTACAATTTATTGCGTAATCGAAAAAAATCACATTTACTTTGATCGAAAATTATATAGGTCACACAGCCCAATGTTAAAGAAAAGTTAACATTTAACCAGGAAAAAGTACTTGTAACATACGACCAGGGACAGTTTTTTTTGTAACCTAAAAATGAATGCTatatggaaaaattgaaattaaccAGGGTCGGTTTGCACggtttaaaacataaatatattTCGCCTATATAGCTATAGACATCGTCAGTTTGTTGGAATAAATAACTTAACACAATCATAACCGgaaattataaaaactaaCATTGATAAAccagtgaaataaaacaattaatatATAAAATACCAGTACACTGTCCTTCGTTCGTTAACTAAACAGCTATGTCCTGCTTCGAAGAAGGATGGTAAATGAACCAGGTACAAAAAGAGACGTGAAAGATAAggaaaaaacaaagcaatgtAAAACAGCAAAACTTACGCAGGATAACAAGGGGACTTGTTGGGGAAAGAAATAACGTACAAACCaacagtaaattttttttaacttttttaactaatttttaatttaacagtaaacagtaaaattaaaaacagtaaaGAAATAACGTACaaaccattttatttatattaagGCTCGCTTGAGTAAGGTCATAATGTTATGCTAAGACTTTCAAAGAAAAGAAGCATTTGGAAAGTGTTGCC belongs to Clavelina lepadiformis chromosome 6, kaClaLepa1.1, whole genome shotgun sequence and includes:
- the LOC143461570 gene encoding actin-histidine N-methyltransferase-like, which encodes MGKKSRAKQSSKTLTTINKNKKELTKLAVELFKMCIYSPSHQEEWDYYLKIHSAVENFRKRHVEGINYVSSTTDKRNLSLPVFKTWLFENGVEQNFVKLHDFEDIKEFGLIATEDIKIDQSIVTVPRQLMITHEDVKTSYLKDLIAGNEVLSVMPNVCLALFLHFEKYNPESKYKPYLDILPREFNTTLYFTPEEMKYLRGSTALSSAVQQYKSIVRQFTLLYQVFNGNHQQNDVACLNAAGREMFTFDAYRWCVSAVTTRQNKIPALKPENADDEDGLSTLAMIPLWDMFNHDIGPMSTAYNAQTNQLECFAMRDFAKDEQVTICYGGRCNSDLLIHNGFVFSNNPFDKVRIRLGISTQDPLYKKKVQLLSRVKCEANGLFAICSMNGNLPTSPQLLSFLRVFHMNEGELNEWIAKSDTELNYLSEVYISGPVHFSADIKMWEYLENRVNLLLLQFKKNFEDVETLLRNDTISSRAKLSLKLRIEEQRVLTECAGFCRQFRLDLQQKSSNILSNCDSDTSRTEVEALSRIAFEDPKMVNMKLVGAELAKHDSMSTHLQNLELNSSGNVGEKSMDSTEEVRSASEATENV